A single window of Nocardia sp. NBC_01327 DNA harbors:
- a CDS encoding XRE family transcriptional regulator: MSAVDDRPVWAVRMRAERDARGWSQADAVRAMRGKSSHNLPTDSTLLRNWRRWESGESRPDDFYAPIIAASFDTVTAAFFPKARPNRDDELLSATGMDTLEFIGRLRMSDVSSATLDAIHITADRLCSEYPCADPHELHSEGTAWLRRITSLLDGRLTLAQHREVLVLAGWVALLVGCVDYDLGWRTAAEATRRAALSLGQEAEHAEIIGWGAEMAAWFASTQANYRGAIETAEAAHASTEHLGVGVQLAAQRAKAWARLGDRREMEAALAQGRSILDRLDHPANLDNHFVVDPQKFDFYAMDCCRVAGDDRLAESYARQVILTSTRPDGTIRKPMRVAEAHLTLAVVAVHDRNLELALDEGMRAFTGKRRSLPSLMWIAGETAREMIQHFPSDPRTRTYLDQLRALAAG; the protein is encoded by the coding sequence GTGTCCGCTGTCGATGATCGACCTGTCTGGGCTGTCCGAATGCGCGCCGAACGTGATGCTCGGGGGTGGTCACAAGCCGACGCCGTGCGCGCCATGCGGGGTAAGTCGAGCCACAATCTGCCAACGGACAGCACACTTTTGCGCAACTGGCGGCGCTGGGAATCGGGGGAATCCCGGCCCGATGATTTCTACGCACCCATCATCGCGGCCTCCTTCGATACGGTGACCGCCGCTTTCTTCCCCAAGGCCCGGCCGAATCGGGATGACGAGCTACTTTCCGCCACCGGGATGGACACGCTCGAATTCATTGGGCGGCTACGGATGTCCGATGTGTCCTCCGCGACCCTGGATGCGATCCACATCACCGCAGACCGGCTGTGTTCGGAGTATCCGTGCGCCGATCCGCACGAGCTACATTCCGAGGGCACCGCATGGTTGCGGCGCATTACCTCCCTACTGGACGGTCGGCTTACTCTCGCGCAGCATCGCGAAGTTCTGGTGCTGGCCGGCTGGGTCGCCCTACTGGTCGGTTGTGTTGATTACGATCTGGGCTGGCGCACCGCCGCGGAAGCCACTCGCAGAGCGGCACTCTCACTGGGCCAGGAGGCCGAGCACGCCGAAATCATCGGCTGGGGCGCCGAAATGGCCGCCTGGTTCGCCTCGACGCAGGCCAACTATCGCGGCGCCATCGAAACCGCCGAGGCCGCACACGCCAGCACCGAACACCTCGGCGTGGGTGTGCAGCTGGCCGCCCAGCGGGCCAAGGCCTGGGCGCGGCTGGGTGATCGGCGCGAGATGGAAGCGGCACTCGCCCAGGGGCGTTCGATTCTCGACCGGCTCGACCATCCGGCCAATCTGGACAATCACTTCGTGGTCGATCCGCAGAAGTTCGATTTCTATGCCATGGACTGCTGCCGCGTCGCCGGTGATGACCGCCTCGCCGAAAGCTATGCCCGCCAGGTAATTCTGACCTCCACCCGCCCCGACGGCACCATACGCAAACCCATGCGGGTCGCCGAGGCGCATCTCACCCTCGCGGTCGTCGCGGTGCACGACCGCAATCTGGAGCTCGCGCTGGACGAAGGTATGCGGGCGTTCACCGGTAAGCGCCGCTCACTGCCCTCGCTCATGTGGATCGCCGGGGAGACCGCGCGCGAAATGATCCAGCACTTCCCGAGCGACCCGCGCACCCGGACCTATCTGGATCAGCTGCGCGCGCTCGCTGCGGGCTGA
- a CDS encoding DUF2127 domain-containing protein, with amino-acid sequence MDFSLWTCATRGHETYAPDEPEFAARLHVATPAGESWRCLRCGDFVPGEPRRHGPADNAPEVPRGRLLRDRVIMRLLALERIFRALVLLLVGAGVLKLRGSQEHWRTKWGEELPLIRQLADQIGWDPDHSKIVHWVDKAFTLSPATLIWVAVALFAYAAIQLTEAVGLWLVKRWGEYFAVIATSIFLPLEIYELTEKITFLRASALLINLAAVIWLLWSKSLFGLNGGSRAYYAEHHTESLLTVERSAVAAKAESAAAS; translated from the coding sequence ATGGACTTCAGTCTGTGGACCTGCGCTACCCGCGGGCACGAGACCTATGCCCCCGACGAGCCCGAGTTCGCCGCGCGCCTGCACGTCGCCACCCCGGCCGGTGAATCCTGGCGCTGCCTGCGCTGTGGTGACTTCGTCCCCGGCGAACCCCGCCGCCACGGCCCCGCCGACAATGCCCCGGAGGTACCGCGGGGACGGCTGCTGCGCGACCGCGTCATCATGCGCCTGCTCGCCCTCGAGCGCATCTTCCGCGCCCTGGTGCTGCTGCTGGTCGGTGCGGGTGTGCTCAAACTGCGCGGTTCCCAGGAACACTGGCGTACGAAGTGGGGCGAGGAACTGCCCCTGATTCGGCAGCTGGCCGACCAGATCGGCTGGGACCCCGACCATTCCAAGATCGTGCACTGGGTCGACAAGGCCTTCACCCTCTCCCCCGCCACGCTGATCTGGGTGGCCGTGGCGCTGTTCGCCTACGCCGCGATACAGCTCACCGAGGCGGTCGGCCTCTGGCTGGTCAAGCGCTGGGGCGAATACTTCGCCGTCATCGCCACCAGCATCTTCCTGCCGCTGGAGATCTACGAACTCACCGAGAAGATCACCTTCCTGCGCGCCTCCGCCCTGCTGATCAACCTGGCGGCGGTCATCTGGCTGCTCTGGAGCAAGAGCCTCTTCGGCCTCAATGGCGGTTCCCGCGCGTACTACGCCGAGCATCACACGGAAAGCCTTCTCACCGTGGAACGTTCGGCCGTCGCCGCCAAGGCGGAGTCCGCGGCCGCGAGCTGA
- a CDS encoding DUF6630 family protein: protein MMADWESDRDRVATVAELVAPEVPGIAAAVRAAADRDHADRDEDHDCKWHQAQAQAELVGGVGDAGLLGWFYYQDDYGDVREVLRAVPTFPQDLSWDWYEPFLAERAPYEHDTFGAIERFLELIGERCFAIGTTVAALENVTDNYALVFVPADRAEALTAVGSDVVRVVRLGCWTGLHADLPD, encoded by the coding sequence ATGATGGCGGACTGGGAATCCGATCGGGATCGGGTGGCGACGGTGGCCGAACTGGTCGCGCCCGAGGTGCCGGGAATTGCCGCGGCGGTCCGTGCGGCGGCCGATCGCGATCACGCGGATCGGGACGAGGATCACGACTGCAAGTGGCATCAGGCCCAGGCGCAGGCCGAATTGGTCGGCGGGGTCGGGGATGCGGGCTTGCTGGGGTGGTTCTACTACCAGGACGATTACGGGGATGTGCGCGAGGTCCTGCGGGCGGTGCCGACGTTTCCGCAGGATCTCTCCTGGGACTGGTACGAACCGTTCCTGGCCGAGCGGGCGCCGTACGAGCACGACACCTTCGGCGCCATAGAACGGTTCTTGGAGCTGATCGGCGAGCGGTGTTTCGCGATCGGGACGACCGTGGCCGCGCTCGAGAACGTCACCGACAACTACGCACTGGTCTTCGTGCCCGCCGACCGCGCCGAAGCCCTGACCGCCGTCGGATCGGACGTGGTCCGGGTGGTCCGCCTCGGCTGCTGGACCGGGCTGCACGCGGACCTGCCGGACTGA
- a CDS encoding TIGR02678 family protein codes for MHARTIDSLALDSYQRAARVVLANHLITRNYPDRIALPLIRRWATELREDLAELFGYRLEVTETTARLFPVLDQLDPGRPARTTADRLFDRRRYAYLALALAALGRAGDQITLSELAAQVGSYTERVDGLDLASDRAADRDAFVDAVGWLAARGAVTLADGDAGGWASDPEAGEALYDIDRSVVFALFRPPRALQHLQSVGGLLGEEAGGGDARSPAMALASRSVRRALVEQPVVYLDDLSEPHRSLLGQEKLVHEVELVTGLRAERRAEGVALIDSSGRLSDVRFPGTGTLAQVALLLAGEIADLVLDLDAPVARIPRPEVPIADLVEQLDSAIPSATVFAPLADPFDIFATEEDSEQQEQEPEIPEYPFIGSDWIRDTVQMLAKRYGATFAAQWQADVPGLTTEVISLLERLRLVESVNSPDLGAGLIILPALARYRGAIVTIRTRSESELFISPGDVGEPDPAPALVSSEKGSGN; via the coding sequence ATGCATGCGCGCACTATCGACTCGCTGGCGCTGGACAGTTATCAGCGCGCTGCCCGGGTGGTGCTGGCCAATCACCTCATCACGCGCAATTATCCGGATCGTATTGCGCTGCCGCTGATTCGGCGGTGGGCGACGGAGTTGCGGGAGGATCTGGCCGAGCTGTTCGGGTATCGGCTCGAGGTCACCGAGACGACGGCGCGGCTGTTCCCGGTGCTGGATCAGCTCGATCCGGGGCGGCCGGCGCGGACGACCGCGGATCGGCTCTTCGATCGCCGCCGCTATGCGTATCTAGCGCTGGCGCTGGCCGCGCTGGGACGGGCGGGCGATCAGATCACGCTGTCGGAGTTGGCCGCTCAGGTCGGGTCGTACACCGAGCGGGTGGACGGGCTGGATCTGGCGTCGGATCGCGCGGCGGACCGGGATGCGTTCGTGGACGCGGTGGGCTGGCTGGCGGCACGCGGCGCGGTCACCCTCGCCGATGGTGATGCGGGCGGCTGGGCGAGCGATCCCGAAGCGGGCGAAGCGCTGTACGATATCGACCGCTCGGTGGTGTTCGCCCTGTTCCGGCCGCCGCGCGCGCTGCAGCATCTGCAGAGTGTCGGCGGGCTGCTCGGCGAGGAGGCCGGGGGCGGTGATGCCCGTTCTCCCGCAATGGCGCTGGCCTCGCGATCGGTGCGGCGCGCACTGGTCGAACAGCCGGTCGTCTATCTCGACGATCTGTCCGAACCGCATCGCTCCCTGCTCGGCCAGGAGAAGCTGGTGCACGAGGTCGAACTGGTGACCGGACTGCGCGCCGAGCGCCGCGCCGAAGGTGTTGCGCTCATCGACAGTTCGGGGCGGCTCTCGGATGTGCGTTTCCCGGGCACCGGCACGCTCGCCCAGGTGGCCCTGCTGCTGGCGGGTGAAATCGCCGACCTGGTACTGGATCTCGACGCCCCGGTCGCTCGCATCCCCCGGCCCGAGGTGCCGATCGCCGATCTGGTGGAGCAGCTCGACAGCGCCATCCCCAGCGCCACCGTCTTCGCGCCGCTCGCCGATCCGTTCGACATCTTTGCGACCGAAGAGGATTCGGAGCAGCAGGAACAGGAGCCGGAAATCCCGGAGTACCCGTTCATCGGCTCGGACTGGATCCGCGACACGGTGCAGATGCTCGCCAAGCGCTACGGCGCGACCTTCGCGGCGCAGTGGCAGGCCGATGTCCCCGGGCTCACCACCGAGGTCATCTCGCTGCTGGAACGCCTGCGGCTGGTGGAATCGGTCAACTCTCCCGACCTGGGTGCGGGCCTGATCATTCTGCCCGCGCTGGCCCGCTACCGCGGCGCCATCGTGACCATCCGCACCCGCTCGGAGTCCGAATTGTTCATCTCGCCGGGCGATGTCGGGGAACCCGACCCCGCACCGGCACTTGTCTCGTCAGAGAAGGGATCCGGGAACTGA
- a CDS encoding SbcC/MukB-like Walker B domain-containing protein, protein MADLIHGGVRFVPTRAGIINLWDYRDQEFCFADGRIVLRGPNGSGKTKALEVLFPFVLDGRIEPRRLNPFAGEERTMKSNLLYRKQESAYSYVWMEFARGTWAEPETVTVGIGMRATRSSDKVTRWYFVADGRVGVDFSLLGPDDRPLTRKQLAEQIGGDAIMDRPVEYRAAIDARMFGLGQQRYDQLINLILTLRRPQLAKNLDPRGLSQALTDGLRPLDEQLILDAARSFSDMEEVGRTLEGLVQADSATRAFVGVYRKYLAVQAKTDIDQVRVRLDAVTHAGTALHAAAALRQRRDADRAAVETRAEDADRAYEQALSDRETLQRSSAYEGKQQLDDLADAVRRLETSSAVHRDKALKARQTVDQRAQESERAQAAVQHATSALSRGEDELRSAAEEAGIGWTALPEQARTEHLTTTVRSHAEERDADVRAVRRALTMVDAATTERTRAERAAQRATELREAAGAELAQAEASVVLARSDTAISLRDWWDTHREVYSPIREGLFEALNDALAHAGTEHLAPQRTSAAAGMLNATGASAGGKGRNRKGAADSQGPNATGSAGSAAGPQGVSSTDGSDSAAGKAVVTGEAAGAPTDSSSDEAAVLATPAEVLADRTEPLTEEIRTRRQEARALAAQAKARAAELRAEREQVAAEHDDAPTAFPARTDPRTADRPGAPLWRLVRFADTITPEAAAGIEAALQAANLLDAWVCADTELPEHTSDQFLHPLPKAQRPSGRTLADVLVVEDDSAALTVPRQTVADVLASIALHESDSSGRAGGSDSSGHAVGPESSGRAVGSESSGRAVGSESSGHAVGSESSGHAVGSESSGHAGGSESSGHAGGSELAGRTGGKSAAAQKASAHPPVGGADSSAAERSSASGARASEFAPVAALAAGAADGAHVAIATDGRYRQGVQVGRHVKADAEFIGTTARARRRELRLAELAAAIEAAEESVRDAQDAEQAATAELARVSAAAKALPRTTAVTAALRAVSEAAGMLRSRSEAAAQAERDLDQAVSEYSGADKKVRAIAADHRAPRDPAELDALAAAVRHFENAGTALLRLRGDHQREHERSRESGDRLDEANDLAEAFAEEAEAARSGYEEQQRKLETLREALGAGAADIDRELERARERIDAARAEQKSARKAAHEAIEAVGTAEGAHRAAHDTLGTALTELLADVRHLAPYARPDLLSLLGAPVESRWPSSDAAWSTPEQLLYRIENGDPEQEPAVLPEDIAALFENLAAATASVRAGEATRKSTRSAVTTALQEFDAALTAARQDYRLHWDAADGLTVVQVHDDHGLSALADFAERIGGARRDQELLLTDSERRILEDALLTGLAQQIHERTSDARDLINRMGMEMKQRRMSSGNTIGVHWVLADTLSEPARAVCKLLDRDSSELVPDDLATIRSHFAAEIRAARAAHPERSFPEILAATLDYRTWRVFSFTIITADGTEDRLTVARHSALSGGEQSVSLHLPLFAAAHVMLDSADPQAPRLLALDEAFAGVDDNGRSELLGLSVQFDLDLFMTGYDLWITYPHVPGCAHYDLAHSAAENTVSATLLVWDSDDLLAEHDGSDLTAALGSPNRRRLPHRVEGAIALL, encoded by the coding sequence ATGGCCGACCTCATTCACGGTGGAGTCCGCTTCGTCCCCACCCGCGCGGGCATTATCAACCTGTGGGACTACCGCGATCAGGAGTTCTGCTTCGCGGACGGGCGCATCGTACTGCGCGGGCCCAACGGGTCCGGTAAGACCAAGGCGCTGGAGGTGCTGTTCCCGTTCGTGCTGGACGGGCGCATCGAACCGCGGCGGCTCAATCCGTTCGCGGGTGAAGAGCGCACCATGAAGTCGAATCTGCTGTACCGCAAGCAGGAATCGGCGTACTCGTACGTGTGGATGGAGTTCGCGCGCGGCACCTGGGCCGAACCGGAGACGGTGACCGTCGGCATCGGTATGCGCGCCACCCGCTCCTCCGACAAGGTGACACGCTGGTACTTCGTCGCGGACGGCCGTGTCGGCGTGGACTTCTCACTGCTCGGCCCGGACGATCGCCCGCTCACCCGTAAGCAGCTGGCCGAGCAGATCGGCGGCGACGCCATCATGGATCGGCCCGTCGAATACCGGGCCGCGATCGACGCCCGCATGTTCGGGCTGGGGCAGCAGCGCTACGACCAGCTCATCAATCTGATTCTCACACTGCGCCGCCCGCAGCTGGCCAAGAATCTGGACCCGCGCGGACTGTCGCAGGCGCTCACCGATGGTCTGCGGCCCCTGGACGAGCAGCTGATCCTGGACGCCGCCCGCTCCTTCAGCGATATGGAGGAGGTCGGGCGCACCCTGGAGGGCCTGGTCCAGGCCGACAGCGCCACCCGCGCCTTTGTCGGCGTGTACCGCAAATACCTTGCCGTGCAAGCGAAGACCGATATCGACCAGGTCCGCGTGCGACTGGACGCGGTCACCCACGCCGGCACCGCACTGCATGCCGCCGCCGCACTGCGCCAGCGCCGCGACGCCGACCGCGCCGCCGTCGAAACCCGCGCCGAGGATGCCGACCGCGCCTACGAGCAGGCGCTGTCCGATCGCGAAACCCTGCAGCGCTCGAGCGCCTACGAGGGCAAGCAGCAGCTCGACGATCTCGCCGATGCCGTCCGCCGGCTGGAGACCTCCTCCGCGGTGCACCGGGACAAGGCGCTCAAGGCCCGCCAGACCGTTGATCAGCGCGCCCAGGAGTCCGAACGCGCCCAGGCCGCCGTGCAGCACGCCACCTCCGCCCTGTCGCGCGGTGAGGACGAATTGCGCTCCGCCGCAGAGGAAGCGGGCATCGGCTGGACCGCCCTGCCCGAACAGGCCCGCACCGAACACCTGACCACCACCGTCCGCAGTCACGCCGAGGAGCGCGATGCCGACGTCCGCGCCGTGCGCCGCGCCCTCACCATGGTCGACGCGGCCACTACCGAACGCACCCGCGCCGAACGGGCCGCCCAGCGCGCCACCGAATTGCGTGAGGCCGCCGGAGCCGAACTCGCCCAGGCCGAAGCCTCCGTCGTGCTGGCCCGCTCCGATACCGCCATCTCCCTGCGTGATTGGTGGGACACCCACCGCGAGGTCTACTCCCCCATCCGCGAGGGCCTCTTCGAAGCCCTCAACGACGCCCTCGCCCACGCGGGCACCGAACACCTCGCACCACAGCGCACCAGCGCCGCAGCCGGAATGCTCAACGCCACAGGGGCTTCCGCAGGAGGTAAGGGCCGCAATCGCAAGGGTGCGGCAGACAGCCAGGGGCCGAACGCGACAGGCTCCGCTGGCAGCGCGGCGGGCCCGCAGGGCGTATCGAGCACCGACGGCAGCGATTCCGCGGCGGGTAAGGCCGTCGTTACCGGCGAAGCCGCTGGGGCTCCCACCGATTCGTCCTCCGACGAAGCCGCAGTTCTCGCCACGCCCGCCGAGGTGCTCGCCGACCGCACCGAGCCGCTGACCGAGGAGATTCGCACCCGCCGCCAGGAGGCCCGGGCGCTCGCCGCGCAGGCCAAAGCCCGCGCCGCCGAACTCCGTGCCGAACGTGAGCAGGTCGCCGCCGAACACGATGATGCGCCAACGGCATTCCCGGCCCGCACCGACCCGCGCACAGCCGACCGCCCCGGCGCACCCCTGTGGCGCCTGGTCCGCTTCGCCGACACGATCACCCCCGAGGCCGCCGCAGGCATCGAAGCAGCCCTGCAGGCCGCCAATCTCCTCGACGCCTGGGTCTGCGCCGACACCGAACTGCCGGAACACACTTCCGACCAGTTCCTGCATCCCCTGCCGAAGGCCCAGCGCCCCTCCGGCCGCACCCTCGCCGATGTCCTGGTGGTGGAGGATGATTCGGCCGCCCTGACCGTCCCGCGCCAGACCGTCGCCGACGTTCTCGCCAGTATCGCCCTGCACGAGTCCGATTCGTCCGGCCGTGCAGGCGGGTCCGATTCGTCCGGCCATGCAGTTGGGCCCGAATCATCCGGCCGTGCAGTTGGGTCCGAATCATCCGGCCGTGCAGTTGGGTCCGAATCATCCGGGCATGCAGTTGGGTCCGAATCATCCGGGCATGCAGTTGGGTCCGAATCATCCGGGCATGCAGGTGGGTCCGAATCATCCGGGCATGCAGGTGGGTCCGAATTGGCAGGGCGTACGGGCGGGAAGAGCGCGGCGGCACAGAAGGCCTCCGCGCACCCGCCTGTCGGCGGCGCGGACAGCTCTGCGGCCGAGCGGAGTTCGGCGTCCGGCGCGCGGGCCTCCGAGTTCGCACCGGTGGCGGCACTCGCCGCCGGCGCAGCGGATGGTGCGCACGTCGCCATCGCCACCGATGGACGGTACCGCCAGGGTGTTCAGGTCGGCCGCCACGTCAAGGCGGACGCGGAGTTCATCGGCACCACCGCGCGGGCCCGCCGCCGGGAGCTGCGGCTCGCGGAGTTGGCCGCGGCCATCGAGGCGGCGGAGGAGTCGGTCCGCGATGCCCAGGATGCCGAGCAAGCCGCCACGGCGGAGCTGGCGCGGGTTTCGGCTGCGGCCAAGGCACTTCCGCGCACCACCGCCGTCACCGCCGCGCTGCGCGCCGTTTCCGAAGCCGCGGGCATGCTGCGGTCGCGGTCGGAGGCGGCGGCGCAGGCCGAGCGGGATCTCGATCAGGCGGTCAGCGAGTACTCCGGCGCCGATAAGAAGGTGCGCGCCATCGCGGCCGACCACCGGGCGCCGCGGGATCCGGCCGAGCTGGACGCACTGGCGGCGGCCGTGCGGCACTTCGAGAATGCGGGCACGGCGCTGCTGCGCCTGCGCGGGGACCATCAGCGCGAGCACGAGCGGTCACGGGAATCGGGCGATCGGCTCGATGAGGCGAACGATCTCGCGGAGGCGTTCGCCGAGGAGGCCGAGGCGGCGCGCAGCGGTTACGAGGAGCAGCAGCGGAAGCTGGAGACGCTGCGGGAGGCGCTCGGTGCGGGCGCGGCCGATATCGACCGTGAACTCGAGCGGGCCCGCGAACGGATCGATGCCGCACGCGCGGAACAGAAATCGGCCCGCAAGGCCGCGCACGAGGCCATCGAGGCGGTCGGCACCGCGGAGGGCGCCCATCGCGCGGCGCACGACACGCTCGGCACGGCGCTCACCGAATTGCTGGCCGATGTGCGGCATCTGGCCCCGTACGCACGACCGGATCTGCTGAGCCTGCTCGGCGCACCGGTCGAGAGTCGCTGGCCCAGTAGCGATGCCGCCTGGTCCACCCCCGAGCAGCTGCTGTACCGCATCGAGAACGGCGATCCCGAACAGGAACCGGCCGTGCTGCCCGAGGATATCGCGGCCCTGTTCGAGAACCTCGCCGCGGCAACGGCTTCGGTACGGGCCGGGGAGGCCACCCGCAAGTCCACCCGCAGCGCGGTCACCACCGCCCTGCAGGAGTTCGATGCGGCCCTGACCGCGGCCCGCCAGGATTACCGCCTGCACTGGGACGCCGCCGACGGTCTCACCGTGGTGCAGGTGCACGATGACCACGGGCTGTCCGCACTGGCCGATTTCGCCGAGCGGATCGGCGGGGCGCGCCGGGATCAGGAGCTGCTGCTCACCGATTCCGAACGCCGCATCCTGGAGGACGCACTGCTCACCGGCCTGGCCCAGCAGATCCACGAACGCACCAGCGATGCACGCGATCTCATCAATCGCATGGGCATGGAGATGAAGCAGCGGCGCATGTCCTCGGGCAATACCATCGGCGTGCACTGGGTGCTGGCCGATACGCTCTCGGAGCCGGCGCGCGCGGTGTGCAAGCTGCTGGACCGCGATTCCTCCGAGCTGGTCCCGGACGATCTGGCCACCATCCGTTCGCATTTCGCGGCCGAGATTCGCGCGGCCCGCGCCGCGCATCCGGAGCGGTCGTTCCCGGAGATCCTGGCGGCCACATTGGATTACCGCACCTGGCGGGTGTTCTCGTTCACCATCATCACCGCCGACGGCACCGAGGACCGGCTCACCGTGGCCCGGCACAGCGCGCTGTCGGGCGGTGAGCAGTCGGTCTCCCTGCACCTGCCGCTGTTCGCCGCCGCACACGTCATGCTCGATTCGGCCGATCCGCAGGCCCCGCGCCTGCTCGCGCTGGACGAGGCGTTCGCGGGTGTGGACGACAACGGCCGCAGCGAACTGCTCGGCCTGTCGGTGCAATTCGATCTGGATCTGTTCATGACCGGTTACGACCTCTGGATCACCTATCCGCACGTTCCCGGCTGCGCGCACTACGATCTGGCGCATTCGGCGGCCGAGAACACGGTCAGCGCAACGCTGCTGGTGTGGGACAGTGATGATCTGCTGGCCGAGCACGACGGTTCCGATCTCACCGCCGCACTCGGCTCGCCCAACCGCCGCCGCCTCCCCCATCGTGTCGAAGGCGCCATCGCGCTGCTCTGA
- a CDS encoding metallophosphoesterase family protein, producing the protein MLDPRLRTLWLANAATAVTAVAMHSQRPVFATYTPGIQRDSVTASDLEVVTVTDTSVVLTWTSRVRNRAGRLQPAPADTEVRIGPADGYAAPAVRYLDSRRTAYHYAEIGGLEPGRAYRFEAYSGGSRAVPARTLVTRRSGTPESTGVFTTLTPPPGRLLRTLALSNDLHLGEDRSGLLVSGLIDGLRHETQQHPEFMLRAVLDELRGPGRAADHLIAAGDLTDSGTFAQSVAVRAHLDTWGELGSDYFVCRGNHDMPPKDEPDHWGAVFYPYQELGEYFAGGLRLLGLDTNRPRPRGGGTLGSAQLGRLTDILRADPDRPTLVFGHHPITTHAAISNPGGPGFVLDRANAAALQTLYRSAPGVFLHHSGHTHRNRVTRADSGANVEFLEVAAVKEYPGGYTLLRLYEGGYMANFYKTAGEAARRWSTRTRRQYLGLHPDHSLGSCADRNHVGLRDFSGLTAADLTPRRAGEQLAR; encoded by the coding sequence ATGCTGGACCCGCGACTTCGAACCCTCTGGCTGGCCAATGCCGCCACCGCCGTGACGGCGGTGGCGATGCACTCCCAGCGCCCGGTATTCGCCACCTATACCCCCGGGATCCAACGGGATTCGGTGACCGCCTCCGATCTGGAAGTGGTCACCGTCACCGATACCTCGGTCGTGCTCACGTGGACCTCACGGGTCCGCAATCGCGCGGGGCGGCTGCAACCGGCGCCTGCCGATACCGAGGTGCGCATCGGACCCGCGGACGGCTACGCCGCACCCGCGGTGCGATACCTCGACTCCCGGCGCACCGCCTACCACTACGCGGAGATCGGCGGGCTGGAGCCGGGGCGGGCCTACCGCTTCGAGGCCTATTCCGGCGGGAGCCGGGCGGTGCCCGCGCGCACGCTGGTTACGCGGCGCTCCGGAACACCGGAATCCACCGGGGTTTTCACCACGCTCACACCGCCGCCCGGCCGGCTGCTGCGCACCCTCGCGCTCAGCAATGATCTGCATCTCGGCGAGGACCGCAGCGGTCTGCTGGTATCCGGACTGATCGATGGGTTGCGGCACGAAACCCAGCAGCATCCGGAGTTCATGCTCCGCGCCGTTCTGGACGAACTGCGCGGGCCCGGGCGCGCAGCCGATCACCTCATCGCCGCGGGCGATCTCACCGACTCCGGGACCTTCGCCCAATCCGTCGCCGTCCGTGCGCATTTGGATACCTGGGGCGAGCTGGGTTCGGACTACTTCGTCTGCCGTGGCAATCACGACATGCCGCCCAAGGACGAACCCGATCACTGGGGTGCGGTCTTCTACCCGTACCAGGAACTCGGCGAATACTTCGCCGGCGGACTGCGGCTGCTCGGACTCGACACCAATCGCCCGCGCCCGCGCGGCGGCGGCACCCTCGGATCCGCTCAGCTCGGGCGGCTCACCGATATCCTGCGCGCCGACCCGGACCGGCCGACGCTCGTATTCGGCCACCACCCGATCACGACGCACGCGGCGATAAGCAACCCCGGCGGACCGGGTTTCGTGCTCGACAGGGCGAATGCGGCGGCCTTGCAGACGCTCTACCGCTCGGCCCCGGGTGTTTTCCTGCACCACAGCGGTCATACCCACCGAAATCGGGTGACCCGCGCGGATTCCGGAGCGAACGTGGAATTCCTCGAGGTGGCCGCCGTGAAGGAGTACCCCGGCGGCTACACCCTGCTGCGACTCTACGAGGGCGGCTACATGGCCAACTTCTACAAGACCGCCGGCGAAGCCGCGCGGCGCTGGAGCACCCGCACCCGCCGCCAATACCTCGGCCTGCACCCCGATCACTCCCTGGGCAGCTGCGCGGACCGCAATCATGTCGGCCTGCGCGACTTCTCGGGCCTGACCGCCGCCGATCTCACACCACGGCGCGCGGGGGAGCAGCTCGCGCGCTGA